Part of the Defluviitalea raffinosedens genome, TTTTTCATAAAACCCTTTAGCCTGTGGGCTTGTTACGAGCAAAAAAGATTTTTTACCCATTCTTTTGCAATAATCTATCAAATGGTTCCACATTTTTTTACCATAGCCTTTTCCAATATATTGAGGTTTAATATAAAATAACTCAAGTTCTGCTTTCTCATCATGTACTAAAAGAGAGTAAAAGCCAATAATAAGATTACTCTCAATAAATACAAAAGTAGGATTTGTTATAATATAATCTTCAGTAACCCTATAGACTCCCTCAAATCTTTTCATATATTCCATGTCATATCCCCAGTAGGCCTCTGATTCATATGCTATTCGATTCAATTCATCTACATCGTCTTTTTTAGCTGAACGTATGTAATACATAAAATTTTCACTCTCCATGATTTTCTTTACTTGCTGCTACAAAAATTTTTTCTAGCAAAAGCTGAATTTTTTCAGTCACCTTAAATGTGAAATGATTTATATTATGAATAAATAAATTAAAGATATATCTGACATAATTCAGATTATTAAAGAATAATGGGCTATTATAAAAACACAGGTTCGATTCCCTGTTTCATTTTATATGCTTTCTATTTAATTATAGTAATATAGCTCTTTATTTTTACAAGAATTATTAAATGATAGTTTCCATTTTTCATATTAATCTTTTCTAACAGCTAAAGCCCTACAATCTATTCAAAATAAATAAGTTTTTTCTCTTAGTCCAAATAGTTTATTAATCTATTTTTAATTATATCATGAAGTTTTTCATCGCCAATACTCATATGAAACACGGATGAAACAAGGAACCGTCCCCCTGTTTCATGATTGCCCTCCAAAAAAGCAGCTGAGTATATAAGTAAATATTTGATTAAATAAAAAGATACCGCTGTCAGTTTTCCTACTGAAACGGTATCTTTTTGTTTGTACAGTGCAATAATCAGTCATAGAAAATAATCTTTCAAAATACGGCTTTATTTCCCGCATCCACCGTGATGCTGATGTTCATGACAAACAGAACCTGTAGATTGAAGTGTGCCTTGCAGATATTCTTCTGCTGCTGCCTTGGCATCACCTCTTGCTCCAACTATCACCTCGACCTTCCTTTCATTAAAAATCTTAACCGCTCCTTGTCCCATGCTACCACTGATGATGACGTTTACACCACGGTCAGCAAGAAAATTAGGCAAGAATCCAGGTTTATGCCCGGGGTTAACAATGGTTTCGCTTTTGAGAATTTTATTGTTTTCGGCGTCAAAAATCATAAAACCTTCGCAATGTCCAAAGTGTCCGGTCACCATTCCCTTGTTACTTGCTACAGCAATTTTCATCATTTTAGTTTTCCTCCATCTTTTCTAATATTTTTGCAACGTCATCAAACCAGTTGACATCTAAGTCCTCTATCATACCCTTGTCACATGCAGCTGTAATTTCCGGGTCAACAGGTAATTTAGCAAGAACCTTAAGATGATGTTTTTCAGCTATTTCGTCTATGTGGCTGTCCCCAAAAATCTTGTGCTGCTTACCGCAATCTGAGCATTTAAAATAGGACATGTTTTCTACTAAGCCAATGATAGGGATATTCATCTTTTCAGCCATCTTAACAGCTTTTAGCACAATCATGGATACAAGTTCCTGAGGCGAGGTTACAACAATAATCCCATCAACAGCAATAGATTGAAATACCGTAAGAGGAACATCGCCGGTACCCGGTGGCATATCAATAAACATAAAATCCACATCACTCCAGATAACATCTGTCCAGAACTGCTTTACCATATTGCCAATCATGGGCCCTCTCCACACAACTGGATCCGTATCATTTTCTAAAAGCAAATTTACAGACATGATATCTATACCCGTCTTACTTTTTACCGGGAATAAGCCAAGTTCACTTCCTGTAGCTTTTTCTTTAATACCAAATGCCTTTGGCATAGAAGGTCCTGTTACGTCTGCATCCAGAATAGCGGTATGATAACCCTTTTTATTCATAGTAACTGCAAGCATGGAAGTAACCAGCGACTTGCCAACTCCTCCTTTACCGCTAACAACACCAATAACCTTCTTAATACTGCTCATTTCATGTGGTTTCTCGAAGAAATGATTTTTCTTTTCCTTTCTTTCTGCACAGTTTTCCGAGCAACTGCCACAGCTTTGGTTGCAATTTTCACTCATAATCTTAGCTCCTTTACTCTAGATTGTTATTTTACTGCCAGATAAGCAATAAAATCACCCATGGCAGCTTTAAGTCTGATATATGGTTCTATACATGTATAATAACAGGTATAAAACTTTGCATTTGTAACCATCAAGTACTTGCTTATTTTATCTTACATCTGAGAGTTCCCATTGCTTCCCGACGAGGGGCTTAAAGATGAAATCCGCCTATTATATAATCAGTCAGCTTGACCTTCATCATCAGTAAAGCATCTGCTTCGCCTATACCTGCGGCAACCACGACCGCAGGCATTTTCCAATCCTTCACAAAGCCTGTATTCACCACCTTCAATCAACAAGACCTTTCCATTAACCAACGACTCAGCTAACTTTTTTCTGGCCTCGTTATAAATGCCTTGCACGGTGCTGCGGGCCACATTCATCTGCCTGGCACACTCTTCTTGTGTAAATCTCTCCAAATCGATAAGCCTTATTGTTTCATACTCATCAACGGTCATGATCACATAGTTTTCTGCATCCACAGATGTATCAAGAGGACCAAATTTATTCATCTTGGGTAAACAACAGACTTTTCTCCATTTCATCGGTCTTGCCATAATCATCCACCCCCATTCAAAGCAAAAATAACCAGAGCCTCCTCACAGTTTATAGCATATGCCATTTATCTTTATTATATGTCGTTTATGGCATATGTCAATAACTATTGTAACTCTTTCAAAATAAAATAATGCTGGCTAAGAGATAATTTTTTCTCAACCAGCAGTCGTTCATTCAATTTACATCAATGGATAAGGAAATTGCTTGCTAAAAAAACGATAAACATTAGGATATATTGGGAATCATTCAAATCATCCGTCTAAAAAAAGGTATAAGCCAGCACAATTATCTTTATTAATGAGATATGGAAAAACTACATTTTTTCTCAAATCTAATTTATTTTTGTATATCTCAAATCATGAATAAATCCAACGATATAAGTAATTCTGCTTTATTAATCACACTTTACAATAAATTTTTGGCTTTCAATAATAGCAATATATTTCTTGACAAAACATCAAAATAACGATCTAAATTTAACTCTGATAATTTATTTTGAAGTGCCGTATCAAGCGCTTCAAAAGCCGTAGCTTTTATAATCATCTGTGTTTCATCATATGAAAATTCCCCGACTTTTTTCCTGTTCCATAATCCTGCATTTGCAGGACATTTTTCCTGACACTTAATACATCCTATCAAGCTATTATGCCAATTACTCTGTATCCAGTCCGGTATCGGATTTTTCCTTTCATTATGAAAGGTTAGACATTTATCAACAGCTATTTGTATATTTTCTTTGTCGATAGCACCAGTTTGACATTGATTTATGCATACGCCACATTTACTGCATCTATCCATTCTTAAATCTGAAGCTAACTCAATTTCCTCAGTACAAATCATGTCCGTTCCGAATACAGTAAGGCGATGGCATGACCCCATCCCTTCAATATACAACAAATTGTTTCTCCCATACTTACCAAAGCTGCTCATTGCTGCAAGCATTTTCTTTGGAAAAACAACTGGCCATGATTTTAGATGAAAATGTTCAAAAACATTGCTTACTGTCTCCTTTATCATCGATAGCTGTTGATCTCTATGTATGTAAACAGGCGGAATATCCGCCTCTATAATTCCAAAATCCCATTCTATTTCGACATAGCACGGAGAAGATGGGAGCGCGACAATAATTAACGATTTGATATCGGCATCTAATGAAAAATTAAAGTAATCCTTTAGCATTCCATTATTCATATCCGTCTTTTCAAACTGCTCACGGACTAACGGCAGTATATCTACAGAAACGATTTTTATTTTTCCACCAATATTATTAATACTCTTAGCAATTAACTCCTCTGCTTCGTACATCAGTTAACTCCCTTCAATAAATGATTTATTGTGGAAACACGGATGAAACATGTAACCGTTCCCGTGTTTTAAAATTTTATTTTATTAATTTCCCTGTGTTAACTCCTTTTAGGATATCTACATTCTTATAATCTTTTACTATCTCGATAAGATCTTTCATTTCATCATTAACAAACTTATTCTTGTGATATACGATACTAAAAGACCTGTTCCAATCAGGCTCTGTATTTTCAATGACATATATTTTTCCGTTTTTTATTTCTTCTTCTACCAGCCGGATTGAAATAACTGCTAAATATTGATTTTCTATAACCGCTTTTTTAATAGCAGAAGAACTGTTTGACTCTAAGGCTATTCTTATGGGGATACCCTTTTTTTGCATATATTTTTCAAACAATTCTCTGGTCCCACTGCCCTCTTCCCTCATGGCAAAGCTTTCATTTTTAATTTCTTCAATTTTAATTTCTTTTTTTTGTGCAAAAGGATGTTTTGTACTACAAACTAACACCAAAAAATCATTAATTTCAGGAATAGAAATTAAATCCTGACTCTTAACTCTTCCCTCTACAATGGCTATATCCAGTTCCGATTTTAATAACTTATCTTCTATATCCTTCGTATTGTTTACATATGAATAGATTTCTATCTCGGGATTGCTTTTTCCAAAAGCATTCGTAATATCTCCAAGAATACAGTCTCCCACTGTATTCGTTGCTCCAATTCTTATTTTTTTCACATAATTATCATGTATCATCATTTCTTCCATATCATCAAACTGCTTTACCAGATTTCTCGCATAAGAAAGAAGCCTTTCTCCTTTTGGGGTTATATACAATTTTTTTGAAAGCCTTTCAAATAAAAGTCCACCATAATGTTCTTCAAGCTCTCTAATGGCCTGGCTTACTGTAGGTTGGGCAATAAAAAGTTTTGCTGCTGTAGCACTCATTTTACCAGTATCCGCGACTTCTATAAATATTCTTAAATGCCTTATGGTCACCTTACCACCTTCCTGTCATGGATTAATCAATATTGATAGGTTTTACCTATGATTTTAATCATATAATATCATTTTATTATTAACTTAACAAGTGCTATCATTAAAATAGTAAACTTTTATTTTTAAATAAAGAGGTGTAAAAATATGAAGGTTCTTATCATTGGTGGTGTCGCAGCAGGAAGCAAAGTTGCTGCAAAGCTAAAACGCGAAAATTTTAACTGTGATGTTACTATTTTAACCAAAAGCAAAGATATTTCTTATGCTGGCTGTGGCCTGCCCTATTATGTCGGTAAGGTAATTGAAAATGGCAATGAGTTAATCGTTAATACACCCGATGGTTTTTCAGAATTAACCGGTGTTAAAGTATTAACTGAACATGAAGTTACAAAAGTTAATCCCAAAGAAAAAACGGTAGATGCCCTGGATTTAAAATCAAATAAGCCTTTAAAATTTGAATATGACAAACTAGTTATTGCTTCTGGGGCAAGAGCCATCAAACCAAATATTGATGGCATCCATTTAAAAAATGTTTTCTTTCTTAGATCCCCTGATGATGCTTACGCTTTGCGTAATGCTGTTGACAGTAATGAAATAAAAAGGGCTGTTATCGTCGGAGCTGGATATATAGGCCTTGAAATAACTGAAAATTTATCTTCTTGTGGAATTAAAATAATGATTATTGATATGGCAAAACATATCCTTCCTGGCTTTGATGATGAGTTTTCTGACTATGTTGAAAACTACCTGGCAGAACAAGGTATTATCACTTTTACCGAAACAGAAGTGGAAGCCGTCCTTGGGGAAGAAAAAGTTGAAAAAGTTAAAACAAGCAGACGAACCATAAAAGCTGATGCCATAATATTTTCTTGTGAAATAAAAGCCAATACAGAATTTTTAGCAGATTCTGGTATTGAATTAATGCCAAATCATACGATTAAAGTAAATGAGTTTTTTGAAACAAATATTGAAGATATTTATGCCGTTGGTGATTGTAGCTCTGTAAGCAACAAAATTACAAAGGAAGCCTTCTGGTCTCCTATGGGTTCTACCGCAAATATTGCAGGCCGTATCCTTGCCAAAAATATTTTAGGAAGTAAAATTGCTTTTCCTGGAGTTTTGGGAACTGCAATCGTAAAGCTGCCAGAAATTAATGCAGGAAGAACAGGATTAACAGAAAAAGATGCAAGAAAGGCAGGCTTTAATCCAATATCAGTCGTTGTCGTTGTTGATGATAAGGCCCACTACTATCCTGATTCTTCGACATTTATTGTTAAGATGATTGCAGACAAAAAAACTAAAAAATTATTGGGTATACAAGTATTAGGAAAAGGTGCCACAGATAAAATGATTGATATTGCTGCCACAGCTATCACTATGGGCGCAAGTCTTGAAGATATTGAAAATATGGATTTAGCTTACGCTCCTCCTTTTTCAACAGCCATTCATCCTTTTTCCCATACTGTTAATGTCTTATTAAATAAGATTAGTGGAGACTTTGAAACGATTACTCCTGCAGCTTATGCCGCCGGAGAAGCCAAAGATTTTAAAATAATAGATGCTTCCATCTATCCAGGTATAGAAGGGGCAGATTATATTGATCTTACTAAAGTAAAAGGAGATCTGCCCGGATATAAAAAAGACGAAAAACTGCTTTTAGTATGTGCAAAGGGTAAAAGAGCTTATATGCTTCAAAAACGTTTAAAAAATTTTGGCTACAACAATACCAGGGTTCTTGAAGCAGGAACAACTTTTAATAATTTATCGTATTAAAATAAATATTTGGAGGTTTGAAAATATGGAATCTTTAACAATTAGCCCAGCAGATGAAAAAAGAGTAAAAGCACTGGGATTTTTGCGCAATAAAGGAACAAATAACTTCTCAGGAAGAATCATTACAATAAACGGTAAAATAACAGCAGCTCAAAACAAATGTATAGCAGAAGCTGCTGAATTATTCGGGAATGGCATTGTCACTTTTACAAGCCGATTAACCGTAGAAGTTCAAGGCATCCCTTATGATAAGATAGAAGACTTCAGGGCTTATATTGCTAAAGAAGGGCTTGTAACCGGTGGCACAGGCTCAAAAGTTCGTCCAGTTGTATCTTGTAAGGGAACGACTTGTCAATATGGCTTAATTGATACTTTTGCCTTATCTGAAGAAATACATGAAAAATTTTTTAATGGCTACGCTGATGTCAGACTTCCTCATAAATTTAAAATTGCTGTGGGTGGCTGCCCAAATAGCTGTGTAAAACCAGACTTAAACGATTTAGGCATAGTGGGTCAAAGAATACCCAATTTTGATGAAGATTTTTGTAATGGCTGTAAAAAATGTCCCTTAGAAGAAATTTGCCCAATGGATGCAGCCAAAGTTATTGATGGCATTTTAAATATTAA contains:
- a CDS encoding NifB/NifX family molybdenum-iron cluster-binding protein, with translation MMKIAVASNKGMVTGHFGHCEGFMIFDAENNKILKSETIVNPGHKPGFLPNFLADRGVNVIISGSMGQGAVKIFNERKVEVIVGARGDAKAAAEEYLQGTLQSTGSVCHEHQHHGGCGK
- a CDS encoding LysR family transcriptional regulator; this encodes MTIRHLRIFIEVADTGKMSATAAKLFIAQPTVSQAIRELEEHYGGLLFERLSKKLYITPKGERLLSYARNLVKQFDDMEEMMIHDNYVKKIRIGATNTVGDCILGDITNAFGKSNPEIEIYSYVNNTKDIEDKLLKSELDIAIVEGRVKSQDLISIPEINDFLVLVCSTKHPFAQKKEIKIEEIKNESFAMREEGSGTRELFEKYMQKKGIPIRIALESNSSSAIKKAVIENQYLAVISIRLVEEEIKNGKIYVIENTEPDWNRSFSIVYHKNKFVNDEMKDLIEIVKDYKNVDILKGVNTGKLIK
- a CDS encoding GNAT family N-acetyltransferase, with product MESENFMYYIRSAKKDDVDELNRIAYESEAYWGYDMEYMKRFEGVYRVTEDYIITNPTFVFIESNLIIGFYSLLVHDEKAELELFYIKPQYIGKGYGKKMWNHLIDYCKRMGKKSFLLVTSPQAKGFYEKMGAVMIDEVDSLLQEGRKIPRLKVEVL
- a CDS encoding 4Fe-4S double cluster binding domain-containing protein — encoded protein: MYEAEELIAKSINNIGGKIKIVSVDILPLVREQFEKTDMNNGMLKDYFNFSLDADIKSLIIVALPSSPCYVEIEWDFGIIEADIPPVYIHRDQQLSMIKETVSNVFEHFHLKSWPVVFPKKMLAAMSSFGKYGRNNLLYIEGMGSCHRLTVFGTDMICTEEIELASDLRMDRCSKCGVCINQCQTGAIDKENIQIAVDKCLTFHNERKNPIPDWIQSNWHNSLIGCIKCQEKCPANAGLWNRKKVGEFSYDETQMIIKATAFEALDTALQNKLSELNLDRYFDVLSRNILLLLKAKNLL
- a CDS encoding FAD-dependent oxidoreductase translates to MKVLIIGGVAAGSKVAAKLKRENFNCDVTILTKSKDISYAGCGLPYYVGKVIENGNELIVNTPDGFSELTGVKVLTEHEVTKVNPKEKTVDALDLKSNKPLKFEYDKLVIASGARAIKPNIDGIHLKNVFFLRSPDDAYALRNAVDSNEIKRAVIVGAGYIGLEITENLSSCGIKIMIIDMAKHILPGFDDEFSDYVENYLAEQGIITFTETEVEAVLGEEKVEKVKTSRRTIKADAIIFSCEIKANTEFLADSGIELMPNHTIKVNEFFETNIEDIYAVGDCSSVSNKITKEAFWSPMGSTANIAGRILAKNILGSKIAFPGVLGTAIVKLPEINAGRTGLTEKDARKAGFNPISVVVVVDDKAHYYPDSSTFIVKMIADKKTKKLLGIQVLGKGATDKMIDIAATAITMGASLEDIENMDLAYAPPFSTAIHPFSHTVNVLLNKISGDFETITPAAYAAGEAKDFKIIDASIYPGIEGADYIDLTKVKGDLPGYKKDEKLLLVCAKGKRAYMLQKRLKNFGYNNTRVLEAGTTFNNLSY
- a CDS encoding DUF134 domain-containing protein codes for the protein MARPMKWRKVCCLPKMNKFGPLDTSVDAENYVIMTVDEYETIRLIDLERFTQEECARQMNVARSTVQGIYNEARKKLAESLVNGKVLLIEGGEYRLCEGLENACGRGCRRYRRSRCFTDDEGQAD
- a CDS encoding Mrp/NBP35 family ATP-binding protein; translated protein: MSENCNQSCGSCSENCAERKEKKNHFFEKPHEMSSIKKVIGVVSGKGGVGKSLVTSMLAVTMNKKGYHTAILDADVTGPSMPKAFGIKEKATGSELGLFPVKSKTGIDIMSVNLLLENDTDPVVWRGPMIGNMVKQFWTDVIWSDVDFMFIDMPPGTGDVPLTVFQSIAVDGIIVVTSPQELVSMIVLKAVKMAEKMNIPIIGLVENMSYFKCSDCGKQHKIFGDSHIDEIAEKHHLKVLAKLPVDPEITAACDKGMIEDLDVNWFDDVAKILEKMEEN
- a CDS encoding (4Fe-4S)-binding protein, which encodes MESLTISPADEKRVKALGFLRNKGTNNFSGRIITINGKITAAQNKCIAEAAELFGNGIVTFTSRLTVEVQGIPYDKIEDFRAYIAKEGLVTGGTGSKVRPVVSCKGTTCQYGLIDTFALSEEIHEKFFNGYADVRLPHKFKIAVGGCPNSCVKPDLNDLGIVGQRIPNFDEDFCNGCKKCPLEEICPMDAAKVIDGILNINKEKCNNCGLCIGKCHFDSIEDGTAGYKIYIGGRWGKRVARGKPLSKIFTDKDEVLSVIEKAILLYREQGKTGERFSKTIERLTFENVESQLLSNDILDRKEELLEAKLHLTGGATC